From the Synchiropus splendidus isolate RoL2022-P1 chromosome 3, RoL_Sspl_1.0, whole genome shotgun sequence genome, the window CATGTTAAGCCTTTGATGGAGTTTCGAGAAGAAAGTGAGGAGGAGCTGTGAGCCATTAAATCTTGgcaaaattgattttaaatagGAAAACTTTGGGAAAAAGCCTGAAATGTCTTGGTGAATATAGGGCTACTAAAGGAGgagttgtgaagaaaaaaatggtggACGAACTATGAAAGAAAAGCTAAGAACATCCATCGAGCATTCACACAAATATCTCTCCTGCCTCTTCTGGCCACCAGCTTTTCCCTTTATTAGGATTCACTCCTCATTTTTAGGGGAAATTCTAAGAAAATATCACGATTCAAAGAATGTGGCCACAAACAATATTTAGGAATACAGCCCCTGGTCATTGTGATCCCTTTTATTGCAATTCCTTTTatctgaatgaaatgtttgaaagaCATTTTGCACTAGCCCCactaaaaaaatgtacaaaggTAAATGTATTACTGCACCAGACTGAAACCCCTGTTTGTGACAGAGGTTGGTCTCTGTCCATTTAAAAAGAATCAGACAATGACAAGAAAGtcgacaagaaaaaaagaaacaaaagccaATTATTGCCATTATGTTTGGCCTCATTTTATGTTTTCTGCTGTGCAGGAATGAAGCTTTGTCTTGGAGCCACACCATCACAACACGGTCTGTAAGGACGGCTTGTTGCGTAacacttttctttcattttcaggcAGATAAAACAAAAGGGTACTTTACAGCGGTCACAGGTGATGGACTTACAATAATTTGAGTTGTGCTCCACCAGGACACCACATGTGGGACAGGCCCGCACTGAAGGGCAACCAGTGACCTTGGCTAAACCTGAATGTTGAAAGACAATGTCTGGACAGTTCTTCAGTGTCTCCAGGGGTGTTGTGTTGCAACCTTCGTTGTCACAACAGTCTGCTCGAGGAGCTGGACCTCTCCACTCCCTCAAACACTGCCAGCAGAAGATGAAGCTCCCAACTCTACCAGCACTGCAAACTGTGCATTTCACACTGAGGTTGTTGGGGTTGGTTCTCAGGAAAGAAGACTTGCAGCCTggacactgaggaggagaagaaggaaacatTGGAGAAAGTTTTAGAGTGTTGGACATACAAGAAGAAATACCTGATTGAACTCACAGATTTGACTTCAAATTCCTCTTTATAGTTTTCCCACATCATCTTCTTAAAGTCATCAGCCTCTTGAGGAGTTAAAAGAGCCATTTTCTGAACCTCCTGGAAGGACCattcttcctcacacacagcacacacaaaccTGCTGCGCCCCTGAGACGACAAAAGGGAATGAAGTCAGTCTGAACGTGTTCAGTGTTCAACTGAAGGCTGTGAACagtgaaacattaaaaatattttttatttatcctgTAATTCCAATCTAAACAGGAACAATGCGAGACTGCTTTATAATGAAATTTGATTATGATGACCTTTGTCTCCTTCCACTCAGTGACACAACATGAACACGTCATATTGCATGAGAACTGGTGAGTTCAGTATCAGCTCTACGGCCACATTTACCTCTTCCAATAAATGACGGCAGTAACTTGTGAGTGACATGGGGGTGACGGAGTGACCACAGGACATCAGCGCTCTTGGAGACTTGTAGCCCACGCACAAGACTGATGAACAGACATAACAATAATGAGATcattaactttaaaaaaaatcatgtttcagATAAGCCTAATTTACACAGAAATTCGttttgaggtcagaggtcagaacaGTTACTAAAAAACAAGCTTATAATGGCAGCTTTAGATGCATGTAGGGCTTTATTTATAAGTGTGTTTAGAAAAAAGTCACTGTAAAATAAGGTTAACAATAGCATTCTTTAGTTGTCAATTCCATACAgctataaataataacaataactacaTTACAAAGTGATGTATTTCTAAAGGTGCAGGGATCTAAAACAGGAGTAAAAAACTTTTAAATGGCGTCATTTGTTCCTCCGAGGAAAGCAAAGACATACTTCTTAGAAATAGAGAACTACAGCGTTGAAGCAAAAATGGAGCTGGATCTAAACACCCGTATAATTGTAACAGAATCAGGATTAATCATAAAATACGCGTTCTGTCAAAAGAAGGAAACCACGTGTTTTTAAATGCCACAGCCTGGTCTGAGTCTAGTCATTTCACATTACGCTTCTTCTCAGGTTACTGGTCCCAAGTTTACAAATACTTTGCACATCATCATCAGCTGATTCCACTGGGTTTCCTTCCCTCTCACCGTCCATCTCGTCCTCTCGCTCCACAAACTCCAGGTTGGGGTCTTTCGGGTCGTAGCATTTCTCCTCAGCAGTTCGGGTAATGTCGGTTCTGGTCGGTGTCTCAGTCGATGTGTTCTTGATGGTCGTGTTGGTCACAGCGGGTTTAGAATTCCAGAAGCCCATGTTTGCTTGTTCAGTCTCCAGATGTCTTCGTTAGGTGAGTTATGATCTCGTCCATAGTTCAGAGAAATCACGTGACTTCTGCTTGGAGGAGGTCTCATGAAAAAAGCCAGATCAGAAAGAACTGTTCTACTCGAACCAAGTGTCTCATCCCACccgaggaggcagcagcatgGTGATCCAGCTTTACGTCAGCGGACCCAGAGGGGACAGTTTGGTCCTCGATCTGTGCCAGAATGAAGAGCAGTTCGGGAAAATGACCGTGACGGCGCTGAAAGAGATTCT encodes:
- the LOC128756112 gene encoding E3 ubiquitin-protein ligase RNF19A-like isoform X1, producing the protein MGFWNSKPAVTNTTIKNTSTETPTRTDITRTAEEKCYDPKDPNLEFVEREDEMDVLCVGYKSPRALMSCGHSVTPMSLTSYCRHLLEEGRSRFVCAVCEEEWSFQEVQKMALLTPQEADDFKKMMWENYKEEFEVKSCPGCKSSFLRTNPNNLSVKCTVCSAGRVGSFIFCWQCLREWRGPAPRADCCDNEGCNTTPLETLKNCPDIVFQHSGLAKVTGCPSVRACPTCGVLVEHNSNYCKSITCDRCKVPFCFICLKMKEKCYATSRPYRPCCDGVAPRQSFIPAQQKT
- the LOC128756112 gene encoding uncharacterized protein LOC128756112 isoform X2, which codes for MGFWNSKPAVTNTTIKNTSTETPTRTDITRTAEEKCYDPKDPNLEFVEREDEMDVLCVGYKSPRALMSCGHSVTPMSLTSYCRHLLEEGRSRFVCAVCEEEWSFQEVQKMALLTPQEADDFKKMMWENYKEEFEVKSVSSISVQAASLLS